Proteins from a genomic interval of Papaver somniferum cultivar HN1 chromosome 4, ASM357369v1, whole genome shotgun sequence:
- the LOC113276327 gene encoding uncharacterized protein LOC113276327, which translates to MAIHPKSEEIVIRIHDDDEEPPKSNSMAPTNFKHVAAKSKARAEEKPAIKFKQFDVITGNHSSDHRSNLLALTPSHCLIRNPKADCYYIPRYHQPELSPETISLIMKEREILNDNLPDSIFVRDYQKRIDLLRALIIGPPVIFCQPIGVTGRKGST; encoded by the exons ATGGCAATTCATCCGAAATCAGAAGAGATTGTAATCCGTATTCACGATGATGATGAGGAACCACCAAAATCAAATAGTATGGCACCGACGAATTTCAAACATGTAGCAGCAAAATCAAAAGCTAGGGCAGAAGAGAAACCGGCGATTAAATTCAAGCAATTCGATGTTATCACCGGGAACCATAGCAGTGATCATCGGTCTAACTTGCTAGCATTAACACCGTCCCATTGTCTGATTAGAAACCCAAAAGCAGATTGTTATTATATTCCAAGGTATCATCAACCGGAGCTTAGCCCAGAGACAATTTCTTTGATAATGAAAGAACGGGAGATCCTCAATGATAACCTTCCTGATTCAATCTTTGTCAGGGATTACCAGAAAAGAATCGATCTGCTAAGAGCTCTTATTATCGGACCACCAG TTATCTTTTGCCAACCTATTGGGGTTACTGGAAGGAAAGGGAGCACTTAA